One window of the bacterium genome contains the following:
- a CDS encoding DUF2804 domain-containing protein: MRDTAPERLIDGHGRPAFGVYNAPIRDLNYADFDARGVGLPILRAIRAASSLSRKRWIYLGVTSPDVIVGAAIVDVGWLMKGFAYVYDRASRVMRESSVDDLRRRSTLAANPSFGESVFDLRELRIHTVSDGAGARLTVRLPEVEVDAALNLENQTPLCLVSQNGLRGFMYTHKHAGVPVAGTVRAGNERYALDGKNAFGVFDVSGGCPMHYTYWNWASASGRLADGRAVGINFVSGFGERGFTENAYWVGGIPHKTDTAFFDYDTRDLSAPWKITTSDGRVRLHFAPADRRAENFRFAFFASRFAQPFGMFTGEIDVDGSMTPVTLDGFVEEHEAWW, translated from the coding sequence ATGCGTGATACGGCGCCCGAACGCCTGATCGACGGCCACGGCCGCCCGGCGTTTGGCGTTTACAACGCGCCCATCCGCGATCTCAATTACGCGGACTTCGACGCGCGCGGCGTCGGGCTGCCGATCCTTCGCGCGATCCGCGCCGCGTCGTCCCTTTCGCGAAAGCGCTGGATCTACCTTGGCGTCACGTCGCCCGATGTCATCGTCGGCGCGGCGATCGTCGACGTGGGTTGGCTGATGAAGGGATTTGCGTACGTTTACGACCGCGCCTCCCGCGTCATGCGCGAGTCGAGCGTGGACGACCTTCGCCGCCGTTCGACGCTCGCGGCGAATCCCTCGTTCGGTGAGAGCGTTTTCGATCTGCGCGAGCTGCGCATCCACACGGTGTCCGACGGCGCCGGCGCGCGGTTGACGGTGCGCCTGCCGGAAGTGGAGGTCGATGCGGCCTTGAATCTCGAAAACCAAACGCCGCTTTGCCTGGTTTCGCAAAATGGCCTGCGTGGTTTCATGTACACGCACAAGCATGCGGGCGTGCCCGTCGCGGGAACGGTGCGCGCCGGCAACGAGCGTTACGCGCTCGACGGCAAGAACGCTTTCGGCGTCTTCGACGTTTCCGGCGGCTGCCCCATGCACTACACGTACTGGAATTGGGCGAGCGCGTCGGGACGCCTTGCCGACGGCCGAGCGGTCGGCATCAACTTCGTGTCCGGTTTCGGCGAGCGCGGCTTTACCGAAAACGCGTACTGGGTCGGCGGCATTCCGCACAAGACCGACACCGCGTTTTTCGACTACGACACCCGCGACCTTTCCGCGCCATGGAAAATCACCACCAGCGACGGTCGCGTCCGGCTCCACTTCGCACCCGCCGACCGCCGCGCGGAGAATTTCCGCTTCGCATTCTTCGCCTCCCGATTCGCGCAGCCGTTCGGCATGTTCACGGGCGAGATCGACGTGGACGGATCGATGACCCCCGTCACGCTCGACGGATTCGTGGAAGAACACGAAGCCTGGTGGTGA
- the kdsB gene encoding 3-deoxy-manno-octulosonate cytidylyltransferase — MAKARVIAIIPARYASERLPGKPLALIIGVPMVVHVARRAKAARSVLEAVVATDDERIRTAVEEHGFRAVMTDADLASGTDRVAAVARGIDAEIFVNVQGDEPLIEPEVIDAVADALIQDPDSRMSTAKTPITDADDLWNPTVAKVVCDANDRALYFSRAPIPFVRDAMNLDRAGAIIPDILRHRLFKHVGIYGYRRDFLFEFAAMPPGHLEQAEKLEQLRALEAGVAIVTPTVQTRSIGVDTPRDLARVRKLMERIEAGAS; from the coding sequence GTGGCGAAGGCCAGGGTCATCGCGATCATTCCGGCGCGCTACGCCTCCGAGCGCTTGCCTGGAAAACCCCTCGCGCTCATCATCGGTGTCCCCATGGTCGTCCACGTTGCGCGCCGTGCGAAGGCGGCGCGTTCGGTTTTGGAAGCCGTCGTCGCGACGGATGACGAGCGCATCCGCACCGCCGTCGAGGAGCACGGTTTTCGCGCCGTGATGACGGACGCGGACCTCGCCTCCGGCACCGATCGCGTGGCGGCCGTCGCACGCGGCATCGACGCGGAGATTTTCGTCAACGTCCAGGGAGACGAACCCTTGATCGAGCCCGAAGTCATCGACGCGGTTGCGGACGCTCTCATCCAGGATCCCGATTCGCGGATGTCGACCGCCAAGACGCCGATCACCGACGCGGATGATCTCTGGAACCCCACCGTGGCCAAGGTGGTGTGCGACGCGAACGATCGCGCGCTTTATTTTTCGCGCGCGCCGATCCCGTTCGTGCGCGATGCGATGAACCTCGACCGCGCCGGCGCGATCATCCCGGATATCCTGCGCCACCGATTGTTCAAGCACGTGGGGATTTACGGCTATCGCCGCGATTTTCTCTTCGAATTCGCGGCCATGCCGCCCGGACACCTGGAGCAAGCCGAAAAACTGGAACAACTGCGCGCGCTCGAGGCGGGCGTGGCGATCGTTACGCCGACCGTGCAAACGCGGTCGATCGGCGTCGACACGCCGCGCGACCTGGCGCGCGTGCGCAAGCTTATGGAACGGATCGAAGCGGGTGCGTCATAG